The following are from one region of the Vibrio hyugaensis genome:
- a CDS encoding flagellin, giving the protein MAVTVSTNVSAMTAQRYLNKASNELNTSMERLSSGHKINSAKDDAAGLQISNRLTAQSRGLDVAMRNANDGISIAQTAEGAMNEATSVMQRMRDLAIQSSNGTNSPAERQAINEESSALTDELNRIAETTSFGGRRLLNGSFGEAAFQIGSSSGEAMIMALTSIRADDQRMGGVTFFSENGKDKDWGVDPAKADLKITLPGMGEDEDGNPDDLEININAKTGDDIEELATYINGQSDMINASVSEDGKLQVFVAHPNVQGDISISGGLASDLGLTEDAVRTSVQDIDMTTVQGSQNAISVLDSALKYVDSQRADLGAKQNRLSHSINNLANIQENVDASNSRIKDTDFAKETTQMTKAQILQQAGTSILAQAKQLPNSAMSLLQ; this is encoded by the coding sequence ATGGCTGTAACAGTTAGTACTAACGTTTCCGCGATGACCGCGCAGCGTTATTTAAACAAGGCGAGCAACGAGCTAAACACCTCGATGGAACGCCTGTCATCAGGACATAAGATTAACAGTGCAAAAGACGATGCCGCAGGTCTGCAGATCTCTAACCGTCTAACTGCACAGTCTCGTGGTCTTGATGTAGCAATGCGCAACGCAAACGATGGTATCTCGATTGCCCAAACAGCAGAAGGCGCGATGAATGAAGCGACGTCAGTGATGCAACGTATGCGTGACTTGGCGATTCAATCTTCAAACGGCACTAACTCTCCAGCAGAGCGTCAGGCGATCAACGAAGAATCATCAGCATTGACTGACGAGCTTAACCGTATCGCAGAAACAACCTCATTTGGTGGTCGTCGCCTATTGAACGGTTCGTTCGGTGAAGCAGCATTCCAAATCGGTTCAAGCTCTGGTGAAGCAATGATCATGGCGCTAACGAGCATCCGCGCGGATGACCAGCGTATGGGCGGTGTGACTTTCTTCTCTGAGAACGGTAAAGACAAAGACTGGGGTGTCGACCCGGCTAAAGCGGACCTAAAAATCACGCTCCCTGGCATGGGTGAAGACGAAGATGGCAACCCAGATGATCTAGAGATCAATATCAACGCAAAAACAGGCGACGATATTGAAGAGTTGGCAACGTACATCAACGGCCAATCTGATATGATCAATGCATCGGTAAGCGAAGACGGCAAGCTACAAGTGTTTGTTGCTCACCCGAATGTTCAAGGCGATATTTCAATCTCTGGTGGTCTAGCGTCTGATCTTGGTTTGACAGAAGATGCAGTGCGTACTTCAGTGCAAGACATCGACATGACAACTGTACAAGGTTCTCAGAACGCGATTTCTGTACTGGACTCAGCGCTTAAGTACGTGGATTCACAACGTGCTGACCTTGGTGCGAAACAAAACCGTCTGAGCCACAGCATCAACAACTTGGCGAACATCCAAGAGAACGTTGACGCATCGAACAGCCGAATTAAAGATACGGACTTTGCGAAAGAAACCACGCAAATGACCAAAGCTCAAATATTGCAACAAGCAGGTACTTCGATTCTTGCTCAAGCAAAACAGTTGCCAAACTCTGCGATGTCACTATTGCAGTAG
- the flgK gene encoding flagellar hook-associated protein FlgK produces the protein MASDLLNVGTQSVLTAQRQLNTTGHNISNANTEGYSRQSVIQGTNDPRQFGGSTYGMGVHVENVRRSWDQFAVKELNLSTTNYAAKLDDEKNLDLLSSMLSSVASKKIPENLNEWFDAVKTMADTPNDMGARKVVLEKAKLLSDTLNEFHETVRQQSDVTNKSLDMGIERVNQLAVEIRDVHRLMMRTPGPHNDLMDQHEKLIKELSEYTKVTVTPRKNSEGFNVHIGNGHTLVSGTEASQLKMIDGSPDVHQRRLAMVEGGGIKAIKSDDIDGKIGAMLKMRDEHIPQVMDELGRLATAFSSEINHLQSQGLDHNGNVGDPLFTDVNSERLAKSRVVAGPQSTADMAVYINDISALKGGEYSLRYDGDSYAVTKPNGETVKLNTDAGNAIYIDGMRVEVRNEPKVGEHVLLRPTRSSAAQMKVETTDPKAIAAQSYEASTTFAQGNAKFEIIDAGDLREFEVVVSPTGDQFAVTDTKGNVIMPPQPYPPTGPVSVSLPSNHPSYKNGGATVFELSSGALANDKFTANLVPSEGDNGNLRKMQNIQTDKKMNGNESTILSLYYNLNTDVGLKTSTATRLSDVAQLESEAAQERVASISGVNLDEEAANMMKFQQAYMASSRVMQAANDTFNTILQLR, from the coding sequence ATGGCGTCAGATCTGTTGAATGTAGGTACACAAAGTGTGCTTACTGCTCAGCGACAGTTGAATACAACTGGTCATAACATTTCTAATGCGAATACAGAAGGTTACAGTCGTCAGTCTGTTATCCAAGGCACCAACGATCCTCGCCAATTTGGTGGTTCTACCTATGGCATGGGCGTGCATGTGGAAAATGTTCGCCGCTCTTGGGATCAGTTTGCCGTCAAAGAGCTTAATCTTTCTACGACCAACTACGCTGCCAAGCTTGATGACGAAAAAAATCTCGACTTACTTTCGAGTATGTTGTCGTCGGTCGCGTCAAAGAAGATCCCTGAGAACCTTAATGAATGGTTTGATGCGGTGAAAACCATGGCAGACACCCCAAATGACATGGGCGCACGTAAGGTGGTGTTAGAAAAAGCTAAGCTGCTCAGCGATACCTTAAACGAATTTCACGAAACCGTTCGTCAGCAATCGGATGTGACCAACAAATCGCTCGATATGGGCATTGAACGTGTGAACCAACTTGCTGTTGAGATCCGCGATGTCCACCGTTTGATGATGCGAACTCCTGGTCCTCACAACGACTTGATGGACCAACACGAAAAGCTGATTAAAGAACTTTCTGAGTACACCAAAGTGACGGTCACGCCACGTAAAAACTCAGAAGGTTTCAACGTGCACATTGGCAACGGGCATACCTTGGTCTCAGGTACTGAAGCCAGCCAATTAAAGATGATTGATGGCTCACCTGATGTACATCAACGCCGTCTTGCTATGGTGGAAGGTGGCGGTATTAAAGCCATTAAGTCGGACGACATCGACGGAAAAATCGGTGCGATGCTGAAAATGCGCGACGAACATATTCCTCAAGTGATGGATGAGTTGGGTCGATTAGCGACCGCATTCTCAAGTGAAATTAACCACTTGCAATCACAAGGCTTAGATCACAACGGAAATGTTGGTGACCCGTTGTTTACTGATGTTAACTCAGAGCGCTTGGCGAAATCCCGTGTGGTCGCCGGCCCTCAATCAACCGCAGATATGGCGGTGTACATCAATGACATTAGTGCATTAAAGGGTGGGGAGTATTCACTGCGTTACGACGGTGACAGCTACGCGGTGACCAAACCAAACGGTGAAACCGTCAAACTGAATACTGATGCTGGCAATGCAATATACATTGACGGCATGCGTGTCGAAGTGCGCAATGAGCCAAAAGTGGGTGAGCATGTGCTGCTTCGACCAACCCGTAGTAGTGCAGCACAAATGAAAGTCGAAACCACTGATCCAAAAGCAATTGCCGCACAAAGCTATGAGGCATCGACAACCTTTGCCCAAGGTAACGCAAAATTCGAAATTATCGATGCGGGCGACCTGCGTGAATTTGAAGTGGTGGTCTCACCTACGGGCGATCAATTTGCCGTTACCGATACCAAAGGCAATGTGATTATGCCTCCGCAGCCGTATCCGCCTACAGGGCCTGTTTCAGTGTCTTTGCCTAGTAATCACCCGAGTTACAAAAATGGCGGAGCAACGGTATTCGAGCTTAGCTCTGGTGCGCTGGCGAATGACAAGTTTACCGCTAACCTAGTCCCTTCTGAGGGTGATAACGGTAACTTGCGTAAGATGCAGAACATTCAAACTGACAAAAAGATGAACGGCAATGAATCGACGATTCTGAGTTTGTATTACAACTTGAATACGGACGTGGGGCTTAAGACTTCAACCGCAACGCGTTTGTCAGACGTCGCTCAACTAGAAAGTGAAGCGGCACAAGAGCGTGTGGCGTCGATCTCGGGGGTAAATCTCGATGAAGAAGCGGCAAACATGATGAAGTTCCAACAGGCGTATATGGCCTCTTCTCGTGTGATGCAGGCAGCCAATGACACCTTCAACACCATCTTGCAGTTGCGATAA
- the flgD gene encoding flagellar hook assembly protein FlgD, producing the protein MAGINNVGQSGLSYIDQLKSLQESNKKTEESTGKQDLKQEDFLSLLTKQLSQQDPFKPVSNDQMIAQMASFATVDGIGKMNSQFESLNSSMTSNQALQASSLVGRDVLVPGAAGVKQDNAAMAAMVKLAQPIDNLFVRVENEAGQLVRTFEVGAKPAGDTRVLWDGNDENGNPLPAGKYNVKASGLVEGESQEFPVSTYANVNSVLLGKGDGNVLLNLAGFESPVRLAEVLEVGKA; encoded by the coding sequence ATGGCCGGAATTAACAACGTTGGTCAAAGCGGCTTGTCCTATATCGACCAGCTTAAAAGTCTACAAGAGAGCAACAAGAAGACGGAAGAGAGCACCGGTAAGCAAGACCTGAAACAGGAAGACTTCTTATCTTTGCTCACGAAGCAATTGTCGCAACAGGACCCTTTTAAGCCGGTAAGTAATGACCAGATGATTGCGCAAATGGCGTCATTTGCGACCGTAGATGGTATTGGCAAGATGAACTCTCAGTTCGAGAGCTTAAACTCGTCAATGACATCAAACCAAGCGTTACAAGCTTCCTCTTTGGTAGGTCGTGACGTATTGGTCCCAGGTGCGGCGGGTGTGAAGCAAGACAATGCTGCAATGGCGGCAATGGTTAAGCTTGCACAGCCAATCGACAACCTGTTTGTTCGAGTGGAAAACGAAGCGGGCCAATTGGTGCGTACTTTTGAGGTAGGTGCGAAACCAGCCGGTGACACTCGTGTACTTTGGGACGGTAATGATGAAAACGGTAATCCATTGCCTGCTGGTAAATACAATGTGAAAGCGTCTGGCTTGGTAGAAGGGGAGTCGCAAGAGTTCCCGGTGTCTACTTATGCGAACGTGAACAGTGTATTGCTAGGCAAGGGTGACGGAAACGTATTACTCAATCTGGCTGGTTTTGAATCGCCAGTTCGACTTGCAGAAGTATTGGAAGTCGGCAAAGCGTAA
- the flgL gene encoding flagellar hook-associated protein FlgL — protein MLTRISSFHNYQSVQNDLRRQENKVHHNQEQLASGKQLTKPSDDPLATHYIQSIGQQEEQLKQYLDAIVLVRNRLENQEVVIANAEQFTDESKRISMEMINGAFSPEDRAAKKRELEEIANNFLALVNTQDESGNYVFAGTKPKTQPFFRDSDGSVVYTGDDYQRKMKIASNMELGINYPGNQLFSEIPNPFGDFEPQYDLKEGSELLLGQATNASSDNANYKVTFVDMSNGKFGYQLEKDGSIVQVDDYSPVDGIQYEGVNIQLKGQVTAGDSIALEPRETFSVFDAFRETMSWSDSSVSDASATAKLHQMTEEFQAAFVHMNKVRTDLGAKLSTLDIQEQNHEDFNLSLAKAKSNFEDLDYSKAVIEFSENSRALQASQQAFGKTKDLTLFNYI, from the coding sequence ATGTTAACGAGAATTTCTAGCTTCCATAACTACCAGTCAGTGCAGAATGACCTGCGCCGTCAGGAAAACAAGGTACACCATAATCAGGAGCAACTTGCTTCTGGTAAGCAGTTGACCAAGCCGAGTGATGATCCACTTGCGACGCACTATATTCAGAGCATTGGCCAGCAAGAAGAGCAGCTAAAGCAATATCTTGATGCAATTGTTCTGGTTCGTAATCGACTAGAAAACCAAGAAGTGGTGATTGCCAATGCTGAGCAATTCACTGATGAATCGAAACGCATTTCGATGGAAATGATCAACGGTGCGTTTTCTCCGGAAGACCGCGCAGCAAAGAAGCGTGAGTTGGAAGAAATTGCGAATAACTTCTTGGCGCTTGTGAATACACAAGATGAGTCTGGTAACTATGTGTTTGCGGGAACGAAACCAAAAACACAGCCATTTTTCCGTGATTCTGATGGCAGTGTGGTGTACACCGGCGACGATTACCAGCGCAAGATGAAGATCGCCAGCAATATGGAACTGGGCATTAACTATCCAGGGAATCAACTGTTCTCGGAGATACCCAATCCGTTTGGCGATTTTGAGCCGCAGTATGACTTGAAGGAAGGTTCTGAGCTCTTACTTGGTCAAGCGACCAATGCATCATCAGACAATGCCAACTACAAAGTCACGTTTGTCGACATGAGCAACGGCAAGTTTGGTTACCAGTTGGAAAAAGACGGCAGTATTGTTCAAGTGGATGACTATTCACCGGTCGACGGGATTCAATACGAAGGCGTCAATATTCAGCTTAAAGGGCAGGTGACGGCAGGAGATAGCATTGCGCTTGAACCACGTGAAACCTTTAGCGTTTTTGACGCGTTTCGGGAAACTATGTCTTGGTCAGACAGTTCAGTGTCGGATGCGTCAGCAACGGCAAAGCTTCACCAGATGACAGAAGAATTTCAAGCGGCCTTCGTTCACATGAACAAAGTCAGAACCGACTTGGGTGCTAAGTTGAGTACGCTCGATATTCAAGAGCAAAACCACGAAGATTTTAATTTGTCTCTGGCGAAAGCGAAGAGCAATTTTGAGGATTTGGATTATTCCAAAGCAGTGATTGAGTTCAGTGAGAACTCACGTGCGCTGCAAGCCTCACAACAGGCTTTTGGTAAAACAAAAGACCTGACACTGTTTAACTACATCTAA
- a CDS encoding flagellar basal body P-ring protein FlgI, with amino-acid sequence MKRILLALLSVALFATTAQAARIKDVAQVAGVRSNQLVGYGLVSGLPGTGESNPFTEQSFAAMLQNFGIQMPPGTKPKIKNVAAVMVTAELPPFSKPGQQVDVTVSSIGSAKSLRGGTLLQTFLKGLDGEVYAVAQGNLVVSGFSAEGADGSKIVGNNPTVGLISSGAMVEREIPNPFGRGDYITFNLLDSDFTTAQRMADAVNNFLGPQMASAVDATSVRVRAPRDVSQRVAFLSAIENLEFDPADGAAKIIVNSRTGTIVVGKHVRLKPAAVTHGGMTVAIKENLNVSQPNGFSGGQTVVVPDSDIEVNEEKGKMFKFEPGLTLDDLVRAVNEVGAAPSDLMAILQALKQAGAIEGQLIII; translated from the coding sequence ATGAAAAGAATCCTATTAGCACTGTTGAGCGTTGCGCTGTTTGCAACCACAGCCCAAGCTGCGCGTATTAAAGACGTAGCACAAGTGGCTGGTGTGCGTAGTAACCAACTTGTCGGTTATGGCTTGGTTTCAGGCTTACCAGGTACGGGCGAATCGAACCCGTTTACTGAGCAAAGCTTCGCGGCAATGCTGCAAAACTTCGGCATTCAAATGCCGCCAGGCACTAAGCCGAAAATCAAAAACGTTGCCGCGGTAATGGTGACGGCTGAATTGCCTCCATTTTCAAAGCCGGGACAACAAGTCGACGTCACTGTGTCCTCTATCGGTAGTGCGAAAAGCCTGCGTGGTGGTACGTTATTACAAACGTTCCTAAAAGGTTTGGACGGTGAAGTATACGCAGTCGCGCAAGGCAATTTAGTCGTGAGTGGCTTTAGTGCAGAAGGCGCAGACGGCTCTAAGATTGTGGGTAATAACCCAACGGTCGGTCTTATTTCTAGTGGTGCCATGGTAGAGCGTGAAATCCCAAACCCATTTGGTCGTGGCGATTACATCACCTTTAACCTTCTGGATTCTGACTTTACCACTGCGCAGCGCATGGCAGATGCCGTGAATAACTTCCTTGGTCCCCAAATGGCCAGTGCCGTTGACGCGACTTCTGTTCGTGTTCGAGCACCACGTGATGTAAGCCAACGTGTGGCCTTCTTATCAGCTATCGAGAACCTAGAGTTCGATCCGGCTGATGGCGCGGCGAAAATCATTGTGAACTCTCGTACCGGCACCATTGTTGTCGGGAAACACGTTCGCCTTAAACCTGCGGCAGTGACGCACGGTGGCATGACGGTAGCAATCAAAGAAAACCTCAATGTGAGCCAACCAAATGGCTTCTCTGGTGGTCAAACGGTGGTTGTGCCGGACTCAGATATCGAAGTGAATGAAGAAAAAGGCAAGATGTTCAAGTTCGAACCGGGCTTAACGCTGGATGATCTTGTTCGCGCAGTCAATGAAGTCGGTGCAGCTCCGTCGGATTTGATGGCGATTCTGCAAGCATTGAAACAAGCTGGTGCCATTGAAGGCCAGTTGATCATCATCTAA
- the flgG gene encoding flagellar basal-body rod protein FlgG, translating into MHPALWVSKTGLDAQQTNIATISNNLANASTVGYKKSRAVFEDLFYQNINQPGGQSSQNTELPSGLMLGAGSKVVATQKVHTHGNAQTTTNALDMMVEGDGFFQVTLPDGNIGYTRNGQFTLDGEGTLVTSGSGYAVEPEIVIPEDAISITVGTDGEVSVRIRGEQNNVVVGQLTITDFVNPGGLEPIGQNLYLPTGASGDPQEGVPGLDGLGEIRQSMLEASNVNVTEELVNMIEAQRVYEMNSKVISSVDKMMSFVNQQL; encoded by the coding sequence ATGCATCCAGCACTATGGGTAAGTAAAACGGGTCTAGACGCCCAACAAACCAATATCGCAACGATTTCGAATAACTTGGCGAACGCCTCAACCGTTGGCTACAAGAAGAGCCGTGCGGTATTCGAAGATTTGTTCTACCAAAACATTAACCAACCAGGTGGTCAGTCTTCTCAAAATACTGAACTTCCAAGTGGTTTGATGCTGGGTGCGGGTTCTAAAGTGGTCGCAACGCAAAAAGTGCACACGCACGGTAACGCGCAAACCACAACCAACGCATTGGATATGATGGTAGAAGGTGATGGCTTTTTCCAAGTGACACTACCAGACGGCAACATCGGTTACACCCGCAACGGTCAGTTCACGCTTGATGGTGAAGGGACATTGGTGACTTCTGGCTCTGGCTACGCAGTTGAACCTGAAATTGTGATTCCTGAAGACGCGATTTCTATCACAGTCGGCACAGACGGTGAAGTATCGGTACGTATCCGTGGTGAGCAAAACAACGTGGTTGTTGGCCAGTTAACCATCACTGATTTCGTTAACCCTGGTGGTCTAGAACCCATTGGTCAAAACCTTTACCTACCAACGGGCGCAAGTGGTGATCCACAAGAAGGTGTTCCCGGTCTTGATGGTTTAGGCGAGATTCGTCAATCCATGCTAGAAGCGTCCAACGTGAACGTGACCGAAGAGTTGGTCAACATGATCGAAGCGCAGCGCGTGTACGAAATGAACTCAAAAGTAATCTCATCCGTCGATAAGATGATGAGCTTCGTTAACCAGCAATTGTAA
- the flgE gene encoding flagellar hook protein FlgE gives MSYVSLSGLSSAQLDLNTTSNNIANANTYGFKESRAEFSDVYSNSLFTNAKTTPGGGAQANQVAQQFHEGSSIYTNNPMDLRVSGTGFFAVAKDRLIPQQNEMTRNGAFHLNKENYMVTANDEFLLGYQVNPESGEVSSYEPQPINIPAEFGKPKQTANIEVGVNLPANGDLKDPTQFDFSDPDTYNRSTSSTIYDSMGQSYKLTTYYLKDQTQPNTWQTYYTVTDKGGEKPLNVANGDAATPTGHVGHTMKFNNDGTLASLNNGQPITSVALGDPATNTNPVDLNGADPAQTLNFGLGSATQFAAPFELTKFDEDGATTGFLTKVDFDENGSVLGTYSNGENVTLGRVALVRVPNEQGLDKKGGTQWDSTQFSGDKIWGESNKGSFGTINNGMLEQSNIDMTQELVDLISAQRNFQANSRALEVHNQLQQNILQIR, from the coding sequence ATGTCATATGTATCTTTAAGCGGTTTGTCCTCCGCTCAACTGGATTTGAACACCACCAGTAACAACATTGCGAACGCCAACACGTACGGCTTTAAAGAGTCTCGTGCGGAATTCAGCGATGTGTACTCGAACTCTTTGTTCACCAATGCAAAAACCACTCCGGGTGGCGGTGCACAAGCGAACCAAGTGGCGCAACAGTTCCACGAGGGTTCAAGCATTTACACCAATAACCCAATGGATTTGCGTGTGTCGGGTACGGGCTTCTTCGCGGTAGCGAAAGATCGCCTTATCCCTCAACAAAATGAAATGACACGTAACGGTGCATTCCATTTGAACAAAGAAAACTACATGGTAACGGCGAACGATGAGTTCCTACTTGGTTACCAAGTAAACCCAGAGTCTGGTGAGGTATCGTCTTACGAGCCACAACCAATCAATATTCCTGCAGAGTTTGGTAAGCCAAAGCAAACAGCGAACATTGAAGTGGGTGTGAACTTACCGGCTAACGGTGATTTGAAAGATCCAACTCAGTTTGATTTCTCAGATCCAGATACATATAACCGTTCAACGTCTTCGACGATTTACGATTCAATGGGTCAGTCTTACAAACTAACCACTTACTACTTGAAAGACCAAACTCAGCCGAACACGTGGCAAACTTACTACACAGTAACGGACAAGGGCGGTGAGAAGCCATTGAACGTTGCTAACGGTGATGCGGCAACACCAACGGGTCACGTTGGTCACACGATGAAGTTCAACAACGATGGTACGCTGGCAAGCTTGAACAACGGTCAGCCAATAACATCGGTAGCGTTGGGCGATCCTGCGACAAACACCAACCCAGTGGATTTAAACGGTGCCGATCCTGCGCAAACACTTAACTTTGGTTTAGGCTCAGCGACTCAGTTTGCTGCGCCATTCGAGCTGACAAAGTTCGATGAAGATGGCGCAACAACGGGCTTCCTAACTAAAGTAGACTTCGATGAAAACGGTAGCGTATTGGGTACTTACTCAAACGGTGAAAACGTAACATTGGGTCGTGTGGCGCTAGTACGTGTTCCTAACGAGCAAGGTCTGGATAAGAAAGGCGGCACTCAGTGGGATTCAACACAGTTCTCTGGTGATAAAATCTGGGGCGAATCAAACAAAGGCTCTTTCGGTACCATCAACAACGGTATGCTGGAACAGTCAAACATTGATATGACTCAGGAGCTGGTGGATCTTATTTCTGCTCAGCGTAACTTCCAAGCAAACTCACGTGCGCTAGAAGTACATAACCAACTGCAACAAAATATCCTACAGATCCGCTAG
- a CDS encoding flagellar basal body rod protein FlgF gives MDRALFLAMSGAKQNMQALQLRANNLANVSTTGFRADLAQARSMQAYGEGLPTRVFSMTERPGHNFAQGSVITTGRDLDITVEGNGWISVMDQTGKEGLTRNGNLKVDQNGLLTNASGHVILGENDAPITLPIPVSKIEIGRDGTISVLPQGAPAEELEVVERIKLVRTDDQNLFKDTNGLFRHKTPNQPYEADGSISIQTGAIEGSNVNAVGEMTALIDLQRQFEMQVKMMSTAEEMDKSSDSLLRMS, from the coding sequence ATGGATCGCGCACTGTTTCTCGCAATGAGCGGCGCCAAGCAAAATATGCAGGCCCTGCAATTGCGTGCCAACAACTTGGCAAACGTGAGTACAACTGGCTTTCGTGCTGACTTAGCACAAGCACGTTCTATGCAAGCTTATGGTGAAGGTCTCCCTACACGCGTATTCAGCATGACAGAACGCCCAGGGCATAACTTTGCCCAAGGCAGTGTGATTACTACGGGGCGCGATCTTGATATTACGGTAGAGGGCAATGGTTGGATTTCCGTTATGGACCAAACCGGTAAAGAAGGTTTGACGCGTAACGGCAACCTAAAAGTTGATCAAAATGGCTTGCTAACTAACGCGAGCGGTCATGTGATTTTGGGCGAAAACGACGCGCCAATCACGTTGCCAATCCCAGTATCCAAAATCGAAATCGGTCGTGACGGCACCATCTCTGTACTGCCTCAAGGTGCGCCGGCTGAAGAATTAGAAGTGGTTGAACGTATCAAGCTTGTGCGCACGGACGATCAAAATTTGTTTAAAGATACCAATGGCTTATTCCGCCATAAAACTCCAAACCAGCCTTACGAAGCAGACGGCTCTATCAGCATCCAAACTGGTGCAATTGAAGGTAGTAACGTGAATGCCGTAGGTGAAATGACCGCTCTGATTGACCTTCAACGTCAGTTTGAAATGCAGGTCAAAATGATGAGCACCGCTGAAGAGATGGACAAATCTTCAGATTCATTGCTTCGTATGAGTTAA
- the flgH gene encoding flagellar basal body L-ring protein FlgH yields MKRISLLALIATMSGCTMLEPIETDEVSQATTVVDAVEGDKSQDESSGIIDTLRGRSDPVAGDPAWAPIHPKQKPEHYAAATGSLFSAEHITDLYDDSKPRGIGDIITVTLDETTRATKSANADLSKTNDAKMEPLSVGGQELQVGGKYNFSYDLNNTNTFAGDSSAKQSNSISGYITVEVIEVLANGNLVIRGEKWMTLNTGDEYIRLSGTIRPDDITFDNTIASNRVSNARIQYSGTGLPQDMQEPGFLARFFNVAL; encoded by the coding sequence ATGAAACGTATTTCTCTACTTGCACTTATCGCCACGATGTCTGGTTGTACGATGCTAGAACCGATCGAAACTGACGAAGTGAGTCAAGCGACAACCGTGGTAGATGCGGTTGAAGGCGATAAGTCGCAAGACGAGAGCAGCGGCATCATTGATACTCTACGCGGCAGAAGCGATCCTGTGGCGGGCGATCCGGCATGGGCACCTATTCACCCTAAACAAAAACCAGAGCACTATGCGGCAGCAACGGGCTCGTTGTTTAGCGCAGAACACATTACTGACCTATACGATGACTCTAAACCTCGCGGAATCGGCGACATCATTACCGTAACACTCGACGAAACGACTCGTGCGACTAAGAGTGCCAATGCCGATCTATCAAAAACCAACGATGCGAAAATGGAACCGCTGTCTGTTGGTGGTCAAGAGTTGCAAGTGGGCGGCAAATACAACTTCTCGTACGATTTGAACAACACGAATACTTTTGCTGGTGACTCATCAGCGAAACAGAGTAACAGCATCAGCGGTTACATCACGGTAGAAGTCATTGAGGTGCTGGCAAACGGCAACCTCGTGATTCGTGGGGAGAAGTGGATGACGCTAAATACGGGTGATGAGTACATTCGCCTAAGCGGCACTATTCGTCCTGATGATATTACTTTTGACAACACTATTGCGTCAAACCGCGTATCAAACGCAAGAATCCAATATTCAGGTACCGGTTTACCACAAGATATGCAAGAGCCGGGCTTCTTGGCACGATTCTTTAATGTAGCCTTATAA
- the flgJ gene encoding flagellar assembly peptidoglycan hydrolase FlgJ, with translation MVNNPNDIGFIHDISSLDTLRQKAVKEGKDGEHEALQAAARQFESIFTSMMLKSMREANEGFESNFMNSQNEKFYRQMLDEQMASNLSASGSMGLADMIVKQLTVGQGDDKSETAMRDAANNAVEYRRVDPKKAREIEQRLIESGQLSRPGSQPSRFDTPESFVNSMKPYADRAAKALGVEPSLLLAQAALETGWGQKVVQNARGSSNNLFNIKADRSWQGDKVTTQTLEFHDNTPVKETAAFRSYSNYQDSFNDYVRFLNENPRYEMALQQGGDSESFIRGIHSAGYATDPNYADKVLQVKQKIESM, from the coding sequence ATGGTGAACAATCCTAACGATATTGGCTTTATTCATGACATCAGCTCCCTTGATACGCTTCGTCAAAAAGCGGTGAAAGAAGGCAAAGATGGCGAGCATGAAGCACTGCAAGCAGCGGCTCGTCAGTTTGAATCTATCTTTACTTCGATGATGCTGAAATCGATGCGTGAAGCCAACGAAGGCTTTGAATCGAATTTCATGAATAGCCAAAACGAAAAGTTCTACCGTCAAATGCTGGATGAGCAGATGGCGAGTAACTTGAGTGCATCTGGCTCGATGGGCCTTGCTGACATGATTGTGAAGCAACTAACCGTTGGTCAAGGTGATGATAAGAGTGAAACAGCCATGCGCGATGCGGCAAATAATGCTGTGGAATATCGTCGCGTGGATCCAAAGAAAGCGCGTGAAATCGAGCAACGTTTAATTGAATCTGGCCAGTTGTCGCGTCCGGGTTCTCAGCCATCACGTTTTGATACGCCAGAATCTTTTGTTAACTCGATGAAGCCTTACGCCGACCGAGCAGCAAAAGCCTTGGGTGTGGAGCCTTCATTATTACTTGCTCAAGCCGCGCTAGAAACGGGCTGGGGGCAAAAGGTGGTTCAGAATGCGCGTGGTAGCAGTAACAACCTGTTCAACATCAAAGCTGACCGAAGCTGGCAAGGCGACAAGGTAACAACGCAAACACTGGAATTCCATGATAATACACCAGTGAAAGAGACGGCGGCGTTCCGCTCTTATTCGAACTACCAAGACAGTTTTAACGATTATGTACGATTCTTAAACGAGAACCCTCGCTACGAAATGGCACTTCAGCAAGGCGGTGATTCCGAGTCCTTTATTCGTGGTATTCACAGTGCAGGCTACGCCACCGACCCGAATTACGCAGACAAAGTACTGCAAGTGAAGCAGAAAATTGAAAGCATGTAA